From Echinicola soli, a single genomic window includes:
- a CDS encoding sodium:solute symporter family transporter yields MEIHEILQPLDFAVVGLYLVTLIGIGYWVSFKKKRDANENLFLAGNSLGWPSIGFTMWGTNVGPSMLIASASIGYTTGVVAGNFAWYAFIFIFLLAVVFAPRYLGARVQTLPEFMGKRFGNSTQNILAWYTIVTVLISWLSLTLFAGGILIRQILDLPLWLSVIILILIAAFFTIAGGLKAIAYTNVFQMVLLIVVSLVLTLTGLYKVGGVGELIAATPGEYWNLLLPADDPNYPWIAIALGYPVMGVWFWCTDQSMVQSVLGAKNLKAGQLGANFTGWLKILDVALFIIPGIICYVLFPDLDNPDEAYMTMVTKLFPVGMTGLVMAVLIAALVSTIDSALNALSTVFTMDIYVKKYKPEASQKQIVTIGRVVTVLGAVIAIFLTLAIDSIKGLNLFDVFQSILGFIAPPMSVVFLFGVLWKKTTTRAANTVLLFGTILSLGIGVLYLWVFPNAEHAFWPHFLLLSFYIFVFLAVLIVVISYAERNRKDLHASTLNYGAIPKLPGTVKWLWLALIVVMVVLYVLFNGN; encoded by the coding sequence ATGGAAATACATGAAATACTTCAACCGCTGGATTTTGCGGTGGTTGGTCTTTACTTGGTGACCCTGATAGGCATCGGCTATTGGGTGAGTTTTAAGAAAAAGCGAGATGCAAACGAAAACCTGTTTTTGGCCGGAAACTCTCTGGGATGGCCCAGCATCGGTTTTACCATGTGGGGCACTAACGTCGGCCCGTCCATGCTGATCGCCTCGGCGAGTATTGGCTATACCACAGGGGTGGTAGCGGGTAATTTTGCTTGGTATGCGTTTATCTTTATTTTCTTGCTGGCGGTGGTCTTTGCTCCACGGTATTTGGGGGCTCGGGTGCAGACCCTTCCGGAATTTATGGGCAAGCGCTTTGGCAATTCCACCCAGAATATCCTTGCTTGGTACACAATTGTAACGGTACTCATTAGCTGGTTATCCTTGACGCTGTTTGCAGGAGGGATTTTGATCCGTCAGATACTGGATTTGCCGCTTTGGCTTTCTGTGATTATCCTGATTCTTATTGCCGCTTTTTTTACGATTGCCGGAGGGCTCAAGGCCATTGCCTATACCAATGTGTTCCAGATGGTGCTGTTGATCGTTGTTTCATTAGTGCTGACCTTGACTGGATTGTACAAAGTAGGTGGTGTTGGAGAATTGATTGCGGCTACTCCTGGAGAATACTGGAACCTATTGTTGCCGGCGGATGATCCCAATTATCCGTGGATTGCCATTGCATTGGGATATCCAGTCATGGGGGTCTGGTTTTGGTGTACGGATCAGTCCATGGTACAGTCTGTCCTGGGCGCCAAAAACCTGAAGGCAGGTCAGCTGGGAGCCAATTTTACAGGCTGGCTAAAGATCTTGGATGTGGCTTTGTTTATCATCCCCGGGATCATTTGCTATGTCCTGTTTCCGGATCTTGACAATCCCGATGAAGCGTATATGACCATGGTGACCAAGCTATTTCCTGTAGGGATGACCGGGTTGGTCATGGCGGTGTTGATCGCAGCATTGGTGAGCACGATTGATTCTGCACTGAATGCGCTGAGCACTGTTTTTACCATGGATATTTATGTAAAAAAGTACAAGCCCGAAGCCAGCCAAAAGCAGATCGTGACGATCGGCAGGGTGGTGACCGTTTTGGGAGCTGTCATTGCTATTTTCCTGACCTTGGCCATTGACAGCATCAAAGGGCTCAATCTCTTTGATGTGTTCCAGTCCATCCTGGGATTCATTGCCCCGCCGATGTCGGTGGTATTTCTTTTTGGGGTGCTATGGAAGAAGACCACCACACGGGCAGCCAATACCGTTTTGCTCTTTGGAACCATCTTGAGTTTGGGGATTGGCGTCCTGTATCTCTGGGTGTTTCCTAATGCAGAGCATGCCTTTTGGCCGCATTTTCTGCTACTTTCATTTTATATTTTTGTGTTTTTGGCCGTATTGATTGTGGTGATCTCTTATGCCGAGCGAAACCGAAAAGATTTGCATGCAAGTACGTTGAATTACGGTGCGATCCCTAAGCTGCCCGGAACGGTAAAGTGGTTGTGGCTCGCCCTGATTGTCGTAATGGTGGTATTGTATGTGTTGTTTAACGGGAATTAG
- a CDS encoding phytanoyl-CoA dioxygenase family protein, with the protein MSKILSDEQLNQFQEEGFCIVKDVIPKELLKRLQEECQRFMKEKDDEMDRKGVEVDEINHKGKRYFIALRYKDSETMQDLIFGKQMEEITRKILGDDVYLFLEQFVVKAADKGMTFSWHQDSGYLDFEHKPYLSVWCPLDDVTEENGTVYLLPYKDAGTKNRIDHELQEGTNDKVGYFGDNPGVPAILNAGDVALFSSTCFHRSGSNKTGKSRRVLLIQYSAEPIMKGEKPLYWADPFVINGERKKEVPA; encoded by the coding sequence ATGAGCAAAATTTTATCAGACGAACAATTAAACCAGTTTCAAGAGGAGGGGTTCTGTATTGTCAAAGATGTCATCCCCAAGGAATTATTAAAGCGACTACAGGAGGAGTGTCAGCGCTTTATGAAGGAAAAGGATGATGAAATGGACCGCAAGGGAGTGGAAGTAGACGAGATCAACCACAAGGGAAAGCGGTATTTTATCGCCCTTCGCTACAAAGATAGCGAAACCATGCAGGACCTGATCTTTGGTAAGCAGATGGAAGAGATTACCCGCAAAATCCTTGGAGATGACGTGTACCTCTTTTTAGAGCAGTTTGTCGTCAAAGCTGCGGATAAAGGCATGACTTTCAGCTGGCATCAAGATTCGGGTTACCTTGATTTTGAGCACAAGCCATATTTGTCAGTTTGGTGCCCTCTTGATGATGTCACAGAAGAGAATGGCACAGTTTACCTGCTGCCTTACAAGGATGCCGGTACCAAAAACAGAATTGACCATGAGCTACAAGAAGGAACCAATGATAAGGTGGGTTATTTTGGAGACAATCCAGGCGTGCCGGCCATCCTGAATGCAGGAGATGTAGCACTGTTTTCCAGCACCTGCTTCCACCGCAGCGGTTCCAATAAGACAGGGAAATCCAGAAGGGTGCTTTTGATCCAATACTCTGCAGAACCTATTATGAAAGGAGAAAAGCCGCTTTACTGGGCAGATCCCTTTGTTATCAATGGCGAGCGAAAAAAGGAAGTGCCGGCATAA
- a CDS encoding Gfo/Idh/MocA family protein: MTKEGKLRLGILGLGEGRSTISAALNSQKIQLVQICDRNEELCKQRAKEFDFPHFTTRYEDMLENPEIDAVGIYTPDKLHATHIKMAMEHGKHVVCTKPLLDDLKDAKALIELQAKTGKRLFVGQSSRFFEPMKRQRADFKKGLIGELITVEAYYHADHRWFLEKPWALEPAFKWLYGGLSHPVDFIRWYLPEIEEVMGYGMLSTNGQHGGLKNPDTMHFIYKAKDGRIARVSGAYTGPVQPALRDSEMSCILRGTEGSSQGDYMELRYAITDNTGEEQVVTWEHKSKHYFRFEGKSHHAGEYNNYLEHFADSINYDFVAYPDLTEGIGTIALLKTMEKSLNTGKPEKVADVIAEFGLGKYLKK; encoded by the coding sequence ATGACAAAAGAAGGAAAGCTAAGGTTAGGGATTTTGGGCCTAGGGGAAGGGCGGAGCACCATATCTGCAGCCCTGAACAGCCAAAAAATCCAGTTGGTACAGATCTGTGACCGCAACGAGGAACTGTGCAAGCAGCGGGCCAAGGAATTTGATTTTCCGCATTTCACTACACGGTATGAAGACATGCTGGAAAATCCCGAAATCGATGCGGTTGGGATATATACCCCGGACAAGTTGCACGCCACCCATATCAAAATGGCCATGGAGCATGGCAAACATGTGGTTTGTACCAAGCCTTTGCTGGATGATCTTAAAGACGCCAAAGCATTGATTGAGCTGCAAGCGAAAACCGGTAAGCGTCTTTTTGTAGGGCAAAGCAGTCGGTTTTTTGAGCCCATGAAGCGGCAGCGGGCAGATTTTAAGAAGGGTCTTATCGGTGAATTGATCACCGTGGAGGCGTATTACCATGCGGATCATCGCTGGTTTTTGGAAAAGCCTTGGGCTTTGGAACCGGCTTTTAAGTGGCTATACGGCGGGTTGAGCCACCCGGTGGACTTTATTCGATGGTATTTGCCGGAGATCGAGGAAGTGATGGGCTATGGCATGCTCAGTACCAATGGCCAACATGGAGGATTGAAAAATCCAGATACGATGCACTTTATCTATAAGGCCAAGGACGGCCGAATCGCAAGGGTATCGGGAGCCTATACTGGGCCTGTGCAGCCAGCATTGAGGGACAGTGAAATGAGCTGTATCCTGCGAGGCACCGAGGGCAGCAGCCAGGGAGATTACATGGAATTGCGTTATGCGATCACAGACAATACGGGTGAGGAGCAGGTAGTGACCTGGGAGCACAAGTCCAAGCACTATTTCCGCTTTGAGGGGAAAAGCCACCATGCCGGGGAATACAATAATTACCTGGAGCACTTTGCCGACAGCATCAACTATGACTTTGTGGCCTATCCAGATCTGACAGAAGGCATTGGCACCATCGCTCTGCTAAAAACCATGGAGAAAAGCCTGAACACTGGCAAACCTGAAAAAGTGGCCGATGTCATTGCTGAATTTGGTCTGGGAAAATACCTGAAGAAATAG